The Styela clava chromosome 10, kaStyClav1.hap1.2, whole genome shotgun sequence genome window below encodes:
- the LOC120337127 gene encoding uncharacterized protein LOC120337127, whose amino-acid sequence MSNESFGDDHEEEIQLIDIETLEFVEHIDSGGMANISLYKWNTNGSTTLVAKKSLFRGSMTRRYRSNLKKEMAILARLDHENIVTTYGAVETVDDFGLVMEYHQFTSYLKFFRCLWDNIQKTSTIDKVLVPLKIKIISEVISAMNYLHNRNPPILHLDLKSDNVLLNSELHAKICDFGLSQMRTLNTLRSRSTVTASSIIGTYGYIDPQRLQDIHVKPTIKSDVYAFGILQWEILTDKISYEELDNALIAFHVANRELRPDISQVPQVLPEELINMMEASWAQEPSDRPTFEELDDHIQTIINRIPAYKEQVRQSRIQILTLYRSLMERCSFASQSSSQCLSHRGHQPYSSGLNDRRYPLNGGDRPRRPISAPNRGSVTKPMTDDPEGNRHSLPDLTNDELAPLLQPSVSVPRYVLEKKLVSTKKVLLVLALFLSVCAITSVGVVVWKTKENKNSPCRILDAPEHGNVTCSTGSDQYNIKCNFVCDEGYGIIGKDTILCSGGKWNDKKPVCERVCDQPEPVSNGELNCTHQYFVNSTCTVKCLNNHQIQGNKTISCETNGNWSNPEPSCTCPHCYVGDKCEYSILWTNVDATLDDLQMYQVIPVNYGRHTFTCTAGIYKWFKFHGKCEDSTAHQSQDCNAGDGYDSASGGAKHAAAELIRKLVQQTLYPEPCDPQNMPTNC is encoded by the exons ATGTCAAACGAAAGTTTTGGAGATGACCATGAGGAAGAAATACAGTTGATAGATATTGAAACCCTGGAGTTTGTGGAACATATAGACAGTGGTGGAATGGCAAATATATCGCTTTATAAATGGAATACAAACGGATCTACAACTTTGGTGGCAAAGAAAAGTCTATTTCGTGGATCAATGACTCGCAG ATACCGCTCAAACTTAAAAAAAGAGATGGCAATTCTGGCTCGACTCGATCACGAAAACATTGTAACAACATATGGAGCAGTGGAAACTGTCGACGATTTTGGGCTTGTCATGGAATACCACCAATTCActtcatatttgaaatttttccgTTGTTTATGGGATAACATACAAAAAACATCAACAATTGACAAAGTGTTGGTGCCTCTGAAGATCAAAATAATATCAGAG GTCATATCAGCAATGAATTATCTACACAACAGAAATCCACCAATTCTACATTTGGATCTGAAAAGTGACAATGTGTTGCTGAATAGTGAATTACATGCTAAG ATATGCGATTTTGGATTGAGCCAAATGCGAACATTGAATACGTTACGCTCAAGATCAACTGTGACAGCAA GTTCTATTATTGGAACATATGGCTACATCGACCCTCAGAGACTTCAGGATATACATGTTAAACCCACGATAAAGTCAGATGTTTATGC CTTCGGAATTTTGCAATGGGAAATATTGACAGACAAAATATCTTATGAAg AACTGGACAATGCACTAATTGCTTTCCATGTTGCAAATAGAGAGCTCCGTCCAGATATCTCCCAGGTTCCACAAGTACTGCCTGAGGAACTAATAAATATGATGGAAGCATCGTGGGCACAAGAACCATCAGACAGACCAACATTTGAAG AGCTCGACGACCATATTCAAACGATTATAAATCGTATTCCTGCTTATAAAGAACAAGTTCGACAATCGAGAATACAAATATTAACGCTGTACAGATCA CTGATGGAAAGGTGTTCCTTTGCTTCACAAAGCAGCTCACAATGTTTGAGCCATCGGGGGCACCAACCTTACAGCAGTGGCCTTAACGACAGAAGATATCCATTAAATGGAGGTGACCGTCCTCGCAGACCCATAAGTGCACCTAACCGTGGAAGTGTAACAAAACCCATGACAGATGATCCCGAAGGAAATAGGCATTCACTTCCAGATTTAACAAATGATGAACTAGCACCACTGTTGCAGCCTTCCGTGTCTGTTCCAAGATAtg TTTTGGAGAAAAAGCTTGTGTCTACAAAGAAGGTTCTTCTCGTCTTAGCTCTGTTTTTATCTGTTTGTGCAATTACTTCAGTTGGAGTTGTTGTATGgaaaacgaaagaaaataaaa aCTCACCATGCAGGATACTGGACGCACCAGAACATGGGAATGTGACTTGCTCAACTGGGTCTGATCAATACAATATTAAATGTAATTTTGTGTGCGACGAAGGTTACGGAATTATTGGAAAAGATACGATTCTATGCAGTGGGGGGAAATGGAACGACAAGAAGCCTGTTTGCGAGAGAG tttgcGATCAGCCAGAACCAGTATCCAATGGGGAATTGAACTGCACTCACCAATATTTTGTGAATTCAACATGTACTGTGAAATGTCTAAACAATCACCAAATTCAG GGAAACAAAACCATTTCATGCGAAACAAACGGAAATTGGTCAAATCCCGAACCTTCCTGTACCTGTCCACACTGTTACGTAGGAGATAAATGTGAATATTCTATATTATGGACTAATGTTGATGCAACTCTAGATGACTTACAAATGTACCAAGTAATACCG GTAAATTATGGCCGTCACACTTTTACCTGCACCGCTGGAATATATAAGTGGTTTAAGTTTCACGGAAAATGCGAAGACTCAACAGCTCATCAATCACAAGATTGTAATGCAGGCGATGGATATGATTCAGCTTCAGGAGGAGCAAAGCATGCGGCGGCCGAGTTGATTCGTAAACTTGTTCAACAAACATTATATCCTGAACCCTGTGATCCTCAAAACATGCCTACAAATTGTTGA
- the LOC120338289 gene encoding uncharacterized protein LOC120338289 isoform X3 — protein sequence MDSANGNHETGIKIINSNEMEFVQYLASGGMAAVSLYKWRRKTSTEIFVAMKSLLHGHIENRFKPHLRREMAILATLEHENIVQIFGVVQTSDKFGLVMEYFPFGSYLSFFGSLWDEFEKNDIIEKLIVPIKIQILCEIISAMKYLHGIRPRKVLHLDLKSDNVLLDDSLHAKICDFGLSTMSTLTDLRSRSIIIEGPGATGGTPGYISPERLRNVRAKPTTKADVFSFGVVMWEIMTDKLPYSEPVTSDYHSDDSEEQRPDLSLLPNVFPSEMTSMIRSAWASDPKARPSFRELDEEMLSIKARIPCYKHQVKESRIQTLQLYKSTRAGSDGNTQQQSVSSQSSNMQHPGQSICTTGYAEGSQDAGFAGLSPLKLLFVIVLLTCVIIGLSVGIWTSTKPPAPNYKCTSKSGTCLNWYEHTCVAGYRSGLCSGDSSIQCCLPCDTDCQKTEAGYNDTACDSIHGICKDKSNYCSQQYIKGKCPGPGDRQCCPPNPADKKCTEREGKCINWTDYKCIAGYRSGLCTGDSVIRCCLACDAQCKTAEDAYKDPECDSLKGTCMDKTNYCPTEYLDGKCAGPNTRLCCHSYRPKWLI from the exons ATGGATTCGGCCAATGGAAATCATGAAACAGGGATAAAAATTATCAACTCCAATGAGATGGAATTTGTTCAATACTTGGCAAGCGGTGGAATGGCTGCAGTTTCTTTGTACAAATGGAGGAGAAAAACTTCAACTGAAATTTTCGTGGCAATGAAAAGTCTTCTTCACGGTCATATAGAAAACAG ATTTAAGCCTCATCTACGTCGGGAGATGGCAATTCTTGCAACTTTGGAACACGAGAACATTGTGCAAATATTTGGTGTCGTACAGACTAGCGATAAATTTGGGCTTGTTATGGAGTACTTCCCTTTCGGTTCCTATCTCAGTTTTTTTGGCAGTCTATGGGACGAATTCGAAAAAAATGACATCATAGAAAAATTAATCGTGCCaatcaaaattcaaatattgtgCGAG ATAATATCAGCAATGAAGTATTTACACGGAATCAGACCAAGAAAAGTTTTACATTTGGATTTGAAAAGCGACAATGTACTGCTAGATGATAGTCTTCATGCAAAA ATTTGTGATTTCGGATTGAGCACTATGAGCACGTTAACTGATCTCCGAAGCAGATCCATTATAATAGAAG GTCCTGGTGCAACGGGTGGAACTCCAGGATATATCTCGCCAGAACGGCTGAGGAACGTTAGAGCAAAGCCAACTACAAAAGCGGATGTATTCTC aTTTGGTGTAGTTATGTGGGAGATCATGACAGATAAGCTACCGTACTCAG AGCCTGTCACTAGTGACTATCATTCTGACGACTCAGAAGAACAGCGACCAGATCTTTCGTTACTGCCCAATGTATTTCCATCAGAAATGACAAGTATGATACGGTCAGCTTGGGCGAGTGATCCGAAAGCAAGACCGAGTTTCAGAG AACTTGATGAAGAGATGCTGTCAATTAAAGCTCGAATTCCGTGTTATAAACATCAAGTTAAGGAATCTCGAATTCAAACGTTACAACTATACAAGTCG ACACGTGCGGGATCTGATGGCAATACACAGCAGCAAAGCGTGTCTTCACAATCCAGCAATATGCAACACCCCGGACAGTCAATCTGCACCACAGGTTACGCCGAAGGCAGTCAGG ACGCAGGATTTGCAGGATTGTCGCCACTAAAATTATTGTTCGTCATCGTACTTCTCACATGTGTAATTATCGGACTTTCGGTTGGAATATGGACATCGACTAAGCCACCAG CTCCAAACTACAAGTGTACATCAAAATCGGGAACTTGCCTGAATTGGTACGAACACACGTGCGTTGCTGGATATAGAAGTGGATTATGCAGCGGAGACTCGAGTATTCAATGCTGTTTACCCTGCGATACTGATT GTCAAAAGACAGAAGCTGGATATAATGATACTGCTTGTGATAGCATTCATGGGATATGTAAAGACAAATCCAATTATTGCTCTCAACAATATATTAAAGGGAAATGTCCCGGCCCAGGAGATCGACAATGCTGCCCACCGAATC CTGCCGACAAGAAATGCACAGAGCGAGAAGGAAAATGTATAAATTGGACTGACTATAAATGTATTGCAGGATATAGAAGTGGACTATGTACTGGCGATTCCGTCATTAGGTGTTGTCTTGCATGTGATGCACAAT GTAAAACTGCTGAAGACGCCTACAAAGACCCGGAATGTGACAGTCTCAAGGGAACTTGTATGGATAAAACCAATTACTGCCCGACAGAATATCTTGATGGCAAATGTGCTGGACCTAATACTAGACTATGCTGTCATTCTTATC GACCAAAGTGGCTAATATGA
- the LOC120338289 gene encoding uncharacterized protein LOC120338289 isoform X2 produces MDSANGNHETGIKIINSNEMEFVQYLASGGMAAVSLYKWRRKTSTEIFVAMKSLLHGHIENRFKPHLRREMAILATLEHENIVQIFGVVQTSDKFGLVMEYFPFGSYLSFFGSLWDEFEKNDIIEKLIVPIKIQILCEIISAMKYLHGIRPRKVLHLDLKSDNVLLDDSLHAKICDFGLSTMSTLTDLRSRSIIIEGPGATGGTPGYISPERLRNVRAKPTTKADVFSFGVVMWEIMTDKLPYSEPVTSDYHSDDSEEQRPDLSLLPNVFPSEMTSMIRSAWASDPKARPSFRELDEEMLSIKARIPCYKHQVKESRIQTLQLYKSTRAGSDGNTQQQSVSSQSSNMQHPGQSICTTGYAEGSQGTKSSAKPQHIRSPDTRNLSKRIFNDAGFAGLSPLKLLFVIVLLTCVIIGLSVGIWTSTKPPAPNYKCTSKSGTCLNWYEHTCVAGYRSGLCSGDSSIQCCLPCDTDCQKTEAGYNDTACDSIHGICKDKSNYCSQQYIKGKCPGPGDRQCCPPNPADKKCTEREGKCINWTDYKCIAGYRSGLCTGDSVIRCCLACDAQCKTAEDAYKDPECDSLKGTCMDKTNYCPTEYLDGKCAGPNTRLCCHSYRPKWLI; encoded by the exons ATGGATTCGGCCAATGGAAATCATGAAACAGGGATAAAAATTATCAACTCCAATGAGATGGAATTTGTTCAATACTTGGCAAGCGGTGGAATGGCTGCAGTTTCTTTGTACAAATGGAGGAGAAAAACTTCAACTGAAATTTTCGTGGCAATGAAAAGTCTTCTTCACGGTCATATAGAAAACAG ATTTAAGCCTCATCTACGTCGGGAGATGGCAATTCTTGCAACTTTGGAACACGAGAACATTGTGCAAATATTTGGTGTCGTACAGACTAGCGATAAATTTGGGCTTGTTATGGAGTACTTCCCTTTCGGTTCCTATCTCAGTTTTTTTGGCAGTCTATGGGACGAATTCGAAAAAAATGACATCATAGAAAAATTAATCGTGCCaatcaaaattcaaatattgtgCGAG ATAATATCAGCAATGAAGTATTTACACGGAATCAGACCAAGAAAAGTTTTACATTTGGATTTGAAAAGCGACAATGTACTGCTAGATGATAGTCTTCATGCAAAA ATTTGTGATTTCGGATTGAGCACTATGAGCACGTTAACTGATCTCCGAAGCAGATCCATTATAATAGAAG GTCCTGGTGCAACGGGTGGAACTCCAGGATATATCTCGCCAGAACGGCTGAGGAACGTTAGAGCAAAGCCAACTACAAAAGCGGATGTATTCTC aTTTGGTGTAGTTATGTGGGAGATCATGACAGATAAGCTACCGTACTCAG AGCCTGTCACTAGTGACTATCATTCTGACGACTCAGAAGAACAGCGACCAGATCTTTCGTTACTGCCCAATGTATTTCCATCAGAAATGACAAGTATGATACGGTCAGCTTGGGCGAGTGATCCGAAAGCAAGACCGAGTTTCAGAG AACTTGATGAAGAGATGCTGTCAATTAAAGCTCGAATTCCGTGTTATAAACATCAAGTTAAGGAATCTCGAATTCAAACGTTACAACTATACAAGTCG ACACGTGCGGGATCTGATGGCAATACACAGCAGCAAAGCGTGTCTTCACAATCCAGCAATATGCAACACCCCGGACAGTCAATCTGCACCACAGGTTACGCCGAAGGCAGTCAGGGTACAAAATCATCAGCTAAGCCACAGCACATCCGTAGCCCTGatacaagaaatttatcaaaaagaATTTTCAATG ACGCAGGATTTGCAGGATTGTCGCCACTAAAATTATTGTTCGTCATCGTACTTCTCACATGTGTAATTATCGGACTTTCGGTTGGAATATGGACATCGACTAAGCCACCAG CTCCAAACTACAAGTGTACATCAAAATCGGGAACTTGCCTGAATTGGTACGAACACACGTGCGTTGCTGGATATAGAAGTGGATTATGCAGCGGAGACTCGAGTATTCAATGCTGTTTACCCTGCGATACTGATT GTCAAAAGACAGAAGCTGGATATAATGATACTGCTTGTGATAGCATTCATGGGATATGTAAAGACAAATCCAATTATTGCTCTCAACAATATATTAAAGGGAAATGTCCCGGCCCAGGAGATCGACAATGCTGCCCACCGAATC CTGCCGACAAGAAATGCACAGAGCGAGAAGGAAAATGTATAAATTGGACTGACTATAAATGTATTGCAGGATATAGAAGTGGACTATGTACTGGCGATTCCGTCATTAGGTGTTGTCTTGCATGTGATGCACAAT GTAAAACTGCTGAAGACGCCTACAAAGACCCGGAATGTGACAGTCTCAAGGGAACTTGTATGGATAAAACCAATTACTGCCCGACAGAATATCTTGATGGCAAATGTGCTGGACCTAATACTAGACTATGCTGTCATTCTTATC GACCAAAGTGGCTAATATGA
- the LOC120338289 gene encoding uncharacterized protein LOC120338289 isoform X1 — MDSANGNHETGIKIINSNEMEFVQYLASGGMAAVSLYKWRRKTSTEIFVAMKSLLHGHIENRFKPHLRREMAILATLEHENIVQIFGVVQTSDKFGLVMEYFPFGSYLSFFGSLWDEFEKNDIIEKLIVPIKIQILCEIISAMKYLHGIRPRKVLHLDLKSDNVLLDDSLHAKICDFGLSTMSTLTDLRSRSIIIEGPGATGGTPGYISPERLRNVRAKPTTKADVFSFGVVMWEIMTDKLPYSEPVTSDYHSDDSEEQRPDLSLLPNVFPSEMTSMIRSAWASDPKARPSFRELDEEMLSIKARIPCYKHQVKESRIQTLQLYKSTRAGSDGNTQQQSVSSQSSNMQHPGQSICTTGYAEGSQGTKSSAKPQHIRSPDTRNLSKRIFNGTTPQRVVGAWGDEENSPLLSSSTNTSRHNSDSSFEPRTIRSMNNDAGFAGLSPLKLLFVIVLLTCVIIGLSVGIWTSTKPPAPNYKCTSKSGTCLNWYEHTCVAGYRSGLCSGDSSIQCCLPCDTDCQKTEAGYNDTACDSIHGICKDKSNYCSQQYIKGKCPGPGDRQCCPPNPADKKCTEREGKCINWTDYKCIAGYRSGLCTGDSVIRCCLACDAQCKTAEDAYKDPECDSLKGTCMDKTNYCPTEYLDGKCAGPNTRLCCHSYRPKWLI, encoded by the exons ATGGATTCGGCCAATGGAAATCATGAAACAGGGATAAAAATTATCAACTCCAATGAGATGGAATTTGTTCAATACTTGGCAAGCGGTGGAATGGCTGCAGTTTCTTTGTACAAATGGAGGAGAAAAACTTCAACTGAAATTTTCGTGGCAATGAAAAGTCTTCTTCACGGTCATATAGAAAACAG ATTTAAGCCTCATCTACGTCGGGAGATGGCAATTCTTGCAACTTTGGAACACGAGAACATTGTGCAAATATTTGGTGTCGTACAGACTAGCGATAAATTTGGGCTTGTTATGGAGTACTTCCCTTTCGGTTCCTATCTCAGTTTTTTTGGCAGTCTATGGGACGAATTCGAAAAAAATGACATCATAGAAAAATTAATCGTGCCaatcaaaattcaaatattgtgCGAG ATAATATCAGCAATGAAGTATTTACACGGAATCAGACCAAGAAAAGTTTTACATTTGGATTTGAAAAGCGACAATGTACTGCTAGATGATAGTCTTCATGCAAAA ATTTGTGATTTCGGATTGAGCACTATGAGCACGTTAACTGATCTCCGAAGCAGATCCATTATAATAGAAG GTCCTGGTGCAACGGGTGGAACTCCAGGATATATCTCGCCAGAACGGCTGAGGAACGTTAGAGCAAAGCCAACTACAAAAGCGGATGTATTCTC aTTTGGTGTAGTTATGTGGGAGATCATGACAGATAAGCTACCGTACTCAG AGCCTGTCACTAGTGACTATCATTCTGACGACTCAGAAGAACAGCGACCAGATCTTTCGTTACTGCCCAATGTATTTCCATCAGAAATGACAAGTATGATACGGTCAGCTTGGGCGAGTGATCCGAAAGCAAGACCGAGTTTCAGAG AACTTGATGAAGAGATGCTGTCAATTAAAGCTCGAATTCCGTGTTATAAACATCAAGTTAAGGAATCTCGAATTCAAACGTTACAACTATACAAGTCG ACACGTGCGGGATCTGATGGCAATACACAGCAGCAAAGCGTGTCTTCACAATCCAGCAATATGCAACACCCCGGACAGTCAATCTGCACCACAGGTTACGCCGAAGGCAGTCAGGGTACAAAATCATCAGCTAAGCCACAGCACATCCGTAGCCCTGatacaagaaatttatcaaaaagaATTTTCAATGGTACGACGCCACAACGGGTTGTTGGTGCATGGGGAGATGAAGAAAACAGTCCTTTACTTTCTTCCAGCACCAATACTTCAAGGCATAATAGTGATAGCAGTTTTGAGCCTCGTACAATTCGTTCCATGAATAATG ACGCAGGATTTGCAGGATTGTCGCCACTAAAATTATTGTTCGTCATCGTACTTCTCACATGTGTAATTATCGGACTTTCGGTTGGAATATGGACATCGACTAAGCCACCAG CTCCAAACTACAAGTGTACATCAAAATCGGGAACTTGCCTGAATTGGTACGAACACACGTGCGTTGCTGGATATAGAAGTGGATTATGCAGCGGAGACTCGAGTATTCAATGCTGTTTACCCTGCGATACTGATT GTCAAAAGACAGAAGCTGGATATAATGATACTGCTTGTGATAGCATTCATGGGATATGTAAAGACAAATCCAATTATTGCTCTCAACAATATATTAAAGGGAAATGTCCCGGCCCAGGAGATCGACAATGCTGCCCACCGAATC CTGCCGACAAGAAATGCACAGAGCGAGAAGGAAAATGTATAAATTGGACTGACTATAAATGTATTGCAGGATATAGAAGTGGACTATGTACTGGCGATTCCGTCATTAGGTGTTGTCTTGCATGTGATGCACAAT GTAAAACTGCTGAAGACGCCTACAAAGACCCGGAATGTGACAGTCTCAAGGGAACTTGTATGGATAAAACCAATTACTGCCCGACAGAATATCTTGATGGCAAATGTGCTGGACCTAATACTAGACTATGCTGTCATTCTTATC GACCAAAGTGGCTAATATGA